The nucleotide sequence ACTGATGGGCCTTTTGTAGAAGCAAAAGAGCTAATAGCCGGCTTTATTCTTATTGAGGCGGCTGATAATAAAGAGGCTACATCCATTGCGTCTTCTTGTCCTTTGAATGAATACTTTCAGCTTTTTGTCAAATCAGTATCATAAAACTATTTGATCAGTTCTTGCTCCATAGAGATGTCCGATTGTGTACAGGTTCTATATGATAATCGTACACACTCTTACTAATTAATCCACTTTAATCCCTTAGAAGGACATTGGCATAGTACTTGGCTATTCACTTCATAAGAAATGATTAATACGTTGCAGTAACTATTGCTGCAACCTTTTGTCTTTATACGACATCAAATGTGAAGAAGACCTTAAAACTCAAAAAAATTATGACACTAGTAAAAAACCTAAAAGCTATCGGCTGTGCCTTAAGTATCATAGTATCTATTGCTGCTTCAGCTCAAGATGAAGGATTTATTTATGGAAGAGTCACTACCGAAGATGGTGATGTTTACGAAGGCCCTCTAAGATGGGGGAAAGAAGAAGTTTATTGGACGGATATGTTTAATGCCTCCAAAAAAGAAAACAAAAATCTCGACTACCTATCTAACCGAGAACTGGATGAATTAGAAGATAGATACGACCATAATAATGATTTGGTATCAAGGTTCATCAGCGTCACCTGGGATAACGATAATGATCGCTTTGTCCATGAATTTTCAACTGAATTTGGAAACATAAAATCATTAAGAATTCGATCAAATGATAGAGTAGAAGTAAGATTAAAGAACGGGGAGTCACTAGATATTGATGGGAGTGGATACAATGATGTGGGCGCTAGAATCAGGGTCATGGACAGTGAACTAGGAACGATTCAACTATCATGGAACAATCTTGAGGAAATTGAATTCTTACCTACTCCATCAAATCTTGATGAAAAATTTGGGGAACCTTTATACGGTACGGTCATTTGTGACCTAGGAGAATTTACCGGATATATTCAGTGGGATCATGATGAGCGTGTAGGTACCGATGTTCTGGATGGTGAAGAAGATGGTGACGACTATGAAATTGCCTTTGACAAGATCAAATCGATCGAACGTGATGGGTATAGTAGTAGTATTGTAACGCTCAAATCTGGCAGAGAATTAGACTTGAGAGGAACCAATGATGTCGATGATGACAATAAAGGAATTATCGTTACGGTGAAAGGACTTGGTCGGGTTGATATAGACTGGGATGAATTTGATAAGGTGACTTTCAAAGAGGTGTCGAACAGTGGTCCATCTTACAGTTCCTTTTCTTCACCAAAGAAGATCATGGGTACCGTAGAGGTAGATAATGGAGATCGGCATTCAGGAGAAATCGTCTATGACTTAGATGAAGAGTACACTTTTGAATTACTAAATGGCGAAAATGATGATGTGAAATTTATCATTCCGTTTAGCAACATCAAAGAAATAACCCGTCGTGGTTCCAGATCATCAAGGATTAAACTAAGTGATGGTGACGAGTTGACTCTTGAAGAAAGTCAAGATGTGACAGAAAAAAACTCAGGTATATTAATAAAAACTGATTCAGGCAGAGTGTATGTACCATGGTACAAAGTTGAAAAAATCACCTTGAATTAATCAAAGGACTAACAGACTAACTCAAAGGACTTAAACTCAAAAATATCATGCTCAAGAATTATTTCAATGTTGCACTTCGCAACCTGTTTAAGCATAAGTTTTATTCTTTCATCAACATTCTAGGACTTTCGATAGGGCTGACATGCTTTTTAATGATTTCTCTATATGTTGTAGATGAACTGAGCTATGACAAATTCCACTCAGATGCTGAACGTATCTACCGCATGGATTTTAGTGGAAATATTAATGGTTCAGAATTTATTACTGCACTTTCAAGCGCTCCTGCTGGTCCTACTATGCCGCAGGAATTTCCTGAAGTAGAAGAGTCGACCAGGCTTAGAGGATCTGGAAATTGGACGATCAGACGTAAAAGTGAAACTAATGCCTATAATGAGGAGGATGTAGTATTTGCTGACAGTAATTTCTTCACTTTTTGGGATTTCAACTTGATAAAAGGTGACCCAAATACTTGTTTAGAAAGACCGAATACACTGGTGATAAATCAGTCAACAGCTAAAAAGATTTTTGGAGATGATGATCCAGTTGGAGAGATAGTAATCTTAGATAATGACGAAGATTGGGAAATAACTGGAGTATATGAAGATATGCCATCAAATTCTCATTTTCAATTTGGCTTAATGCTAAGTATGGAAAGTAGAGAAGAAGCAAAACAAAAATTTTGGATGAGCTTCAATTTCAATACTTATCTAAAGCTAGCAAAAGGCTCAGACCCTGACGATCTCGAAGCTAAATTTCCCGATCTAATTCAGAAATATATTGGTCCTGAAATAGAGCAATTTATGGGAGCATCTATGGAAGAATTTGCAGCAGCAGGCAATAGTGCGGGGTTTTATCTATTTCCACTAACAGATATTCATCTTGAGTCTGACAAGCTAGGAGACCTTGAAGCTAATGGCGACATCAAATATATTTTGATCTTTACAGCGATTGCACTTTTCATTTTGATTCTGGCATGTATAAATTTCATGAATTTATCTACTGCCAGATCAGCTGGTAGAGCAAAAGAAGTAGGTGTTAGAAAGGCTATGGGCGCCTACAAAGGTCAGCTAAGAAAGCAGTTTCTAACGGAAGCATTCTTGATTACATTCATTGCTATACTTATTGCCTATGGACTTTCATTCCTACTATTGGAACAGTTTAACACATTGGCAGACAAAGTGATGAATTTTGATAAACTTTTATCTCCGGCCTTCATTCTTATAATGGCGGGAGTATTGGTGACTGTCGGTTTTCTTGCTGGTAGCTATCCTGCATTCTTTCTTTCTCGCTTCAGACCAGTTGATGTTCTCAAGGGCAAGGTAAACCTCGGTCTTAAAGGAGGCGGATTGAGAAGCACACTGGTAGTTCTTCAATTCTGTGTAAGTATCATCATGATCATCGGCACAGCCATAGTATATGAACAGTTATCATATATTCAGAATAAAAAACTTGGATTCTCCAAGGATCACGTATTACTCGTTCATAACCCTTGGATGATGGGTGACAAATCAGAATCTTACAAAGATGAAGCATTACAATATGCTAAGGTGCAGTCAGCTACTTTATCAGGTTTTCTTCCTGTCCCAAGTAATAACAACAATAACTTGTGGTTTCCAGGAGCGAACCCTACAAAAGATGAAAGCTATGTCTTTAGTGAGTTTCAAGTGGATCATGACTATTTAAAAACGCTGGATATAGAAATAAAAGAAGGTCGGGATTTTTCAAGAGATTTTGTTAGCGACAGTTCGGCCATCCTTCTAAACGAAGCTGCGGTAGAACGACTAGGTTGGGATAAAGCCATTGGTGAAAAACTATCTACGTACGAAGGATCACAAGAAGAACCAACTGTAGCAACTTTTACGGTTGTTGGTGTGGTAAAAAACTTCCACTTTCAAAGTCTTCGAAATAGTATTGAACCACTCATATTTCAATTGGGAAACAGTCGTGGATTTTTAAGTTTGAAGATTGATAGTGACAATATTCCATCAACAGTTTCCTTTCTGGAAGAAAAATGGATTGAGTTTGCACCAGGACAGCCCTTCGAATACAGTTTTCTAGATCAGGAATTCAATGAGATGTATGAAAATGAGCAAAAATTGGGTCAAATATTCGGGGTGTTTGCATTCCTAGCCATTTTCATTGCTTGTCTTGGCCTTTACGGACTAGCTGCTTTTACTGCTGAGCAAAGAACAAAAGAAATCGGAGTTAGAAAGGTTCTAGGTGCCTCAATTATGAGTATCATCACTCTATTGTCAAAGGAGTTTATAAAGCTGGTTGGGATCGCATTTATAATAGCCGCTCCAATTTCCTACTTCTTTATGGACAAGTGGTTGGAAGATTTTGAAAACAGAACAAATATTGATCTTACAGTTTTCTTATTGGCTGGAATCGTTGCTCTGGTGATTGCATGGGTCACTATGAGCTTCCAGTCATGGAATGCCGCAAGAGCTAATCCTGCAAAGTCCTTGAAGGACGAATAATTTCATCTACTCTACTATATTGCCCACTCCTTTTGGAGTGGGCTTTTTTATAAGTTGACTTAGTAAGTCTTTAAGAGACCAGTAACATTGAGGTAAAACTGCCTTAAAGTAGCAAAAAGTAATCCATGTATCCACAACTTATCCACAGCTCTGATTCTTCATGGCTTTTTTTATTCTTCATCAATCTCTTTGTTTTATTTTGAAGAGAATATAAGCCTCCCCTATGTACCTCATTTTTGATACTGAAACCACTGGACTGCCTCACAACAAGTCTGCTCCTGTTGAAGAACTGGATAATTGGCCAAGACTTGTCCAAATAGCCTGGCAACTACACGATCATTCCGGTAAACTTCTGTCTATCGGAAACCATATCGTGAAACCAGAGGGATTCACAATTCCATTTAATGCAGAGAAAATACATGGTATCTCAACCAAGCATGCACTTGAAGTTGGAGAGGACTTAAGTGAGGTACTGGATAAGTTTTCAGAAGATGTTAAAAAAGCTGAAGTACTCGTCGGTCACAACATAGAGTTTGACAATAAGATCATTGGGGCAGAATATCTCCGAACCAAAAAAGACAATCTTTTAGCAGAAGCTAAAAACATAGATACCTCC is from Marinobacter alexandrii and encodes:
- a CDS encoding ABC transporter permease; protein product: MLKNYFNVALRNLFKHKFYSFINILGLSIGLTCFLMISLYVVDELSYDKFHSDAERIYRMDFSGNINGSEFITALSSAPAGPTMPQEFPEVEESTRLRGSGNWTIRRKSETNAYNEEDVVFADSNFFTFWDFNLIKGDPNTCLERPNTLVINQSTAKKIFGDDDPVGEIVILDNDEDWEITGVYEDMPSNSHFQFGLMLSMESREEAKQKFWMSFNFNTYLKLAKGSDPDDLEAKFPDLIQKYIGPEIEQFMGASMEEFAAAGNSAGFYLFPLTDIHLESDKLGDLEANGDIKYILIFTAIALFILILACINFMNLSTARSAGRAKEVGVRKAMGAYKGQLRKQFLTEAFLITFIAILIAYGLSFLLLEQFNTLADKVMNFDKLLSPAFILIMAGVLVTVGFLAGSYPAFFLSRFRPVDVLKGKVNLGLKGGGLRSTLVVLQFCVSIIMIIGTAIVYEQLSYIQNKKLGFSKDHVLLVHNPWMMGDKSESYKDEALQYAKVQSATLSGFLPVPSNNNNNLWFPGANPTKDESYVFSEFQVDHDYLKTLDIEIKEGRDFSRDFVSDSSAILLNEAAVERLGWDKAIGEKLSTYEGSQEEPTVATFTVVGVVKNFHFQSLRNSIEPLIFQLGNSRGFLSLKIDSDNIPSTVSFLEEKWIEFAPGQPFEYSFLDQEFNEMYENEQKLGQIFGVFAFLAIFIACLGLYGLAAFTAEQRTKEIGVRKVLGASIMSIITLLSKEFIKLVGIAFIIAAPISYFFMDKWLEDFENRTNIDLTVFLLAGIVALVIAWVTMSFQSWNAARANPAKSLKDE